In one Planctomycetia bacterium genomic region, the following are encoded:
- a CDS encoding alpha-amylase family glycosyl hydrolase, giving the protein MNLFAPCRLYGTPEDFRAFVNHAHELGIGLILDVVYNHFGPVGNYLAQYSDHYFTDRHVTEWGAAINFDDADSAIVRDYFLTNVRYWIEEFHLDGYRFDATQAIADCSPRHILAEMSEVARAAAKGRRIHLSVENQPQDVINLRATKSGGFGMDAIWNDDFHHSARVCATGRNEGYYRDFAGHAQELVTAARHGFLYQGQARVNGQERGSGTRGFDAWSFVSFLQNHDQVANSAYGLRLHQLASPARFRALTALWLFMPQTPMFLQGQEFCASSPFLYYADLAEELGRIVWEGRKSFLSQFPSLATLDMQATLPDPCARRTFEQCKLDLSERQSHAHEYRLHVDLLQLRKSDPVLQRQDATMLDGVAFSTDALALRYFTDEGYDRLILTNFGRDLSVTPPSQPLLAAPAKRHWELIWSSEHPKYGGQGTSPWKTDAGWCLAADTTLLFAAAD; this is encoded by the coding sequence GTGAATCTTTTCGCGCCGTGCCGGCTGTACGGAACGCCGGAGGATTTCCGCGCGTTCGTGAATCATGCACACGAGTTGGGCATCGGCTTGATTCTCGACGTCGTCTACAACCATTTTGGGCCGGTGGGCAACTATCTGGCGCAGTACTCCGATCATTACTTCACCGACCGCCACGTCACCGAATGGGGCGCCGCGATCAATTTCGACGACGCCGATTCCGCCATCGTTCGGGATTATTTCCTGACCAACGTGCGCTATTGGATCGAGGAGTTCCACCTCGACGGCTATCGCTTCGACGCGACGCAGGCGATCGCCGATTGCTCTCCGCGACACATTCTGGCGGAGATGTCGGAGGTTGCGCGCGCCGCGGCCAAAGGACGGCGGATTCATCTATCCGTGGAGAACCAACCGCAGGACGTCATCAACTTGCGCGCAACCAAGAGCGGCGGCTTCGGCATGGACGCCATCTGGAACGACGACTTTCATCACTCCGCGCGTGTCTGCGCCACGGGGCGTAACGAAGGTTATTATCGCGACTTCGCAGGGCACGCCCAGGAGCTCGTCACCGCCGCGCGGCATGGGTTCTTGTATCAGGGGCAAGCCCGCGTGAATGGGCAGGAACGCGGCTCCGGCACGCGCGGGTTTGATGCGTGGTCCTTCGTTTCATTCTTGCAGAACCACGACCAGGTCGCGAATTCCGCTTACGGGCTGCGTTTGCATCAATTGGCGAGCCCCGCAAGGTTTCGCGCCCTAACAGCGCTCTGGCTGTTCATGCCGCAGACGCCGATGTTTCTGCAAGGCCAGGAATTCTGTGCGTCGAGCCCGTTCCTCTACTACGCCGATCTCGCGGAAGAACTGGGCCGCATCGTGTGGGAGGGCCGCAAATCGTTCCTGAGCCAGTTCCCGAGTCTCGCCACGCTGGACATGCAGGCGACGTTGCCCGATCCCTGCGCGCGGCGTACGTTCGAGCAATGCAAACTCGATTTATCGGAACGGCAATCGCACGCGCATGAATATCGTCTGCATGTCGATCTTTTGCAGCTGCGCAAATCAGACCCCGTGCTTCAGCGGCAAGACGCAACCATGCTCGACGGCGTCGCGTTCTCGACGGACGCGCTGGCGCTGCGCTATTTTACCGACGAAGGCTACGATCGATTGATTCTGACGAACTTCGGCCGCGACCTGTCGGTGACGCCGCCGTCACAGCCGTTGCTGGCCGCGCCGGCGAAACGCCACTGGGAATTGATCTGGAGCAGCGAACACCCCAAGTACGGCGGTCAAGGGACGTCGCCCTGGAAAACCGACGCCGGCTGGTGCTTGGCGGCGGACACGACGCTGCTATTTGCCGCGGCGGATTGA